One Panicum virgatum strain AP13 chromosome 9K, P.virgatum_v5, whole genome shotgun sequence genomic region harbors:
- the LOC120650305 gene encoding CBL-interacting protein kinase 7 — MAGTKSRSTGKAGSPLLGKYELGGLLGRGTFAKVYHARCLAGGDPVAVKVLDKPGLAATGMAARVLREVSAMRRLRHPNVLRLHEVLATRSNVYLVMELAPGGDLLSRLAALPARRLPEHAARRVFLQLVSALIYSHARGVFHRDVKPQNVLLDADGNLKVSDFGLAALPDSLRDDGRLHTACGTPAFAAPEVLRRRAYDGAKADAWSCGVILFVLLAGHLPFDDANIADMCRKAHRREYVVPRWVSQPARRLVSRLLDPNPDTRLAVAELASHPWFKRSLSVDSQLGRLLGGQAERELAFQAPPALNAFDIISMSPGLDLSGLFGESRRTREKRFMTTASPEQTVERLGQAGAKLGYFVVGKKGAERLPLGGFSGLVAMSMEMSEVSPALMLVELRLEGGDGDEAEAFGWEELRVELGDVVTAWHVCEEG; from the coding sequence atggccggcaCCAAGAGCAGGTCGACCGGCAAGGCCGGCTCACCTCTGCTCGGCAAGTACGAGCTCGGCGGCCTCCTGGGCCGCGGCACCTTCGCCAAGGTCTACCACGCGCGCTGCCTCGCGGGGGGCGACCCCGTGGCCGTCAAGGTGCTCGACAAGCCCGGGCTGGCCGCCACGGGCATGGCGGCGCGCGTCCTGCGCGAGgtctccgccatgcgccgcctccgccaccccAACGTGCTCCGCCTCCACGAGGTGCTCGCCACGCGCTCCAACGTGTACCTCGTCATGGAGCTCGCCCCCGGCGGGGACCTCCtgtcccgcctcgccgccctgcCCGCGCGCCGGCTCCCCgagcacgccgcgcgccgcgtctTCCTGCAGCTCGTGTCCGCGCTCATCTACAGCCACGCGCGCGGGGTCTTCCACCGCGACGTCAAGCCGCAGAACGTGCTCCTCGACGCCGACGGCAACCTCAAGGTCTCCGACTTCGGCCTCGCCGCGCTCCCGGACTCGCTCCGCGACGACGGCCGCCTGCACACCGCCTGCGGCACCCCGGCCTTCGCCGCACCCGAGGTGCTCCGTCGCAGGGCCTACGACGGCGCCAAGGCCGATGCCTGGTCCTGCGGCGTCATCCTCTTCGTCCTCCTCGCGGGGCACCTCCCCTTCGACGACGCCAACATCGCCGACATGTGCCGCAAGGCGCACCGCCGCGAGTACGTGGTCCCGCGGTGGGTGTCGCAGCCGGCGCGCCGCCTCGTGTCGCGCCTGCTCGACCCGAACCCGGACACGCGCCTCGCCGTGGCCGAGCTCGCCAGCCACCCCTGGTTCAAGCGCTCGCTCAGCGTCGACTCGCAGCTCGGCCGCCTCCTGGGCGGCCAGGCGGAGCGCGAGCTCGCGTTCCAGGCCCCGCCCGCGCTCAACGCCTTCGACATCATCTCCATGTCGCCGGGGCTCGACCTGTCCGGGCTGTTCGGCGAGAGCCGCCGGACCCGGGAGAAGCGGTTCATGACCACGGCGTCGCCGGAGCAGACGGTGGAGCGGCTCGGGCAGGCGGGCGCGAAGCTCGGCTACTTCGTGGTGGGCAAGAAGGGGGCCGAGCGCCTGCCGCTGGGCGGCTTCTCGGGGCTGGTGGCGATGTCGATGGAAATGTCGGAGGTGTCGCCGGCGCTGATGCTCGTGGAGCTGAGGCtggagggcggcgacggcgacgaggccgAGGCGTTCGGGTGGGAGGAGCTCCGGGTGGAGCTCGGCGACGTGGTCACGGCGTGGCACGTGTGCGAGGAAGGTTGA
- the LOC120647743 gene encoding spidroin-1-like has translation MAVVCVRQAALCGVNGGGVRIRLGTVVRSALRGGKRARTHACARPGAGVAWRGTALGQCTGCGRAGGLARLCGGRRRGPGLRGTASACPRPGSAWRGAARSCACARARAGRGGARELGKWGERARKSGAGQAGKRRSGGRAERGGGARPGGAEQAERAVLGSGQSRGRARG, from the coding sequence ATGGCGGTGGTGTGCGtgcggcaggcggcgctgtgcggcgtcaacggcggcggtgtGCGCATACGGCTTGGCACGGTCGTGCGGTCGGCGCTTCGTGGCGGCAAGCGTGCGCGCACGCACGCGTGTGCTCGGCCCGGGGccggcgtggcgtggcgcggcACGGCGCTCGGCCAGTGCACGGGGTGCGGGCGGGCAGGCGGCTTGGCACGGctgtgcggcggccggcgtcgcggTCCGGGGCTCCGCGGCACGGCGAGCGCGTGCCCACGGCCCGGGTCGgcttggcgcggcgcggcgcgttcGTGCGCGTGTGCTCGCGCACGggcgggccggggcggcgcgcgcgagctGGGCAAGTGGGGTGAGCGCGCGCGCAAGAGCGGGGCAGGGCAGGCCGGGAAGCGGCGCTCGGGCGGCCGGGCTGAGAGAGGAGGGGGGGCCAGGCCAGGCGGAGCggagcaggccgagcgggcggTGCTCGGGAGCGGGCAAAGCaggggccgagcgcgcgggtag